From Mucilaginibacter rubeus, a single genomic window includes:
- a CDS encoding ATP-binding protein translates to MVDATHISFAADDRSYFSLIKKEIHRLATEAGMNAGRINELDLIVAEMTSNLYKYSDDGEILMGTFANAGSPYIELISIDNGPGMVNPARMMVDGVSTTNTLGHGLGSMKRLSDTFELYSQPGWGTIVLSRVYSDPEKSKADDNVIMRPIVVSKPGEKTSGDGFVYKKTDKYLKMMLADGLGHGPEANKAINEAAAAFKVFPDYSPTETLRFIHANIKKTRGAVINVVGYHYGEKKWSSAGVGNIAARMFGPINFKNHMSYNGIVGHNIPNTMNDQQYPADEFNQLMLCSDGIKTRIDMAKYPLMYKYDLSILAAAIYKDHARKNDDMSVIIAKVK, encoded by the coding sequence ATGGTTGACGCTACGCATATCAGTTTTGCAGCGGACGACCGCAGTTATTTCTCGCTGATCAAAAAAGAAATCCACCGGCTGGCAACTGAGGCCGGGATGAATGCGGGCCGCATCAATGAGCTTGACCTCATTGTAGCCGAAATGACATCTAACCTGTATAAGTACAGTGACGATGGCGAAATATTGATGGGTACTTTTGCCAACGCAGGCTCGCCTTACATTGAACTGATCAGCATTGATAATGGGCCCGGAATGGTTAACCCGGCCCGGATGATGGTTGACGGGGTTTCAACAACAAATACTTTAGGCCATGGTTTAGGTAGCATGAAACGCCTTTCGGATACTTTTGAGCTTTATTCGCAACCAGGCTGGGGGACCATAGTACTTAGCCGTGTTTACAGCGACCCCGAAAAGTCGAAAGCGGACGACAACGTAATCATGCGGCCGATAGTGGTATCCAAGCCGGGCGAAAAAACAAGCGGCGATGGCTTTGTGTATAAAAAAACAGATAAATATTTAAAGATGATGCTGGCAGATGGCTTAGGGCACGGCCCCGAGGCTAACAAGGCTATTAACGAGGCCGCCGCCGCATTCAAAGTATTTCCTGATTACAGTCCTACGGAAACATTGCGATTTATTCATGCGAATATAAAAAAAACCCGTGGAGCGGTAATAAATGTAGTCGGCTATCATTACGGCGAAAAAAAGTGGTCATCTGCAGGCGTAGGTAATATTGCAGCGCGCATGTTTGGACCTATAAACTTCAAAAACCATATGTCGTACAACGGCATCGTGGGCCATAACATACCCAATACCATGAACGACCAGCAGTACCCCGCTGATGAATTCAACCAGTTGATGCTTTGTTCTGACGGGATTAAAACCCGGATCGATATGGCAAAATACCCGTTAATGTATAAATACGATCTTTCCATTTTAGCCGCCGCCATATATAAAGACCATGCACGTAAAAATGACGATATGTCAGTGATCATTGCAAAAGTTAAATAA
- a CDS encoding STAS domain-containing protein: MDKIPILRLGNFLLVTIQVDLYDRLALNLEADLVQMVNKTNARGVLIDISAVTIVDSFMGRIIGNIASMSKILDAETVVVGMQPAVAITLIELGLPLKGVHTALDMERGMSLLKSMIDIDEEDIDQESTDDDIITQ, from the coding sequence ATGGATAAAATTCCTATTCTGCGGCTGGGCAATTTTTTACTGGTTACGATCCAGGTTGATCTTTATGACCGCCTTGCACTTAACCTGGAGGCCGACCTTGTCCAGATGGTAAATAAGACGAATGCCAGGGGAGTTTTGATAGATATATCGGCAGTAACGATTGTTGATTCATTTATGGGACGTATTATTGGCAATATCGCCAGCATGTCGAAAATACTGGATGCAGAAACGGTAGTTGTAGGCATGCAGCCCGCGGTTGCCATTACGTTGATAGAACTGGGCCTACCATTAAAAGGTGTGCATACTGCTTTGGACATGGAGCGTGGCATGAGCTTGCTAAAATCGATGATTGATATAGATGAAGAAGACATAGATCAGGAATCGACCGACGATGATATTATCACTCAGTAA
- a CDS encoding anti-sigma regulatory factor, whose amino-acid sequence MILSLSKDTVQVLKEQDVVFLKNRVKEVAVRIKMGLVNQTRLLTAASELVRNMMRYANGGVCQIEVVSSGRNNGVRLVFSDKGPGIPDIEAAMRDGFSTGKSLGLGLPGTKRLVNEFEIKSKVGEGTTVTIIKWANG is encoded by the coding sequence ATGATATTATCACTCAGTAAAGACACCGTGCAGGTACTAAAAGAGCAGGATGTTGTTTTTTTAAAAAACCGGGTGAAAGAAGTCGCCGTAAGAATTAAAATGGGCTTGGTTAATCAGACCCGTCTGCTTACAGCAGCCAGCGAACTGGTACGCAATATGATGCGCTATGCCAATGGCGGCGTCTGCCAGATCGAGGTTGTTTCTAGCGGCCGTAATAATGGTGTCAGGCTGGTATTTTCTGATAAAGGACCGGGAATCCCTGATATTGAAGCCGCCATGCGCGATGGATTTTCTACAGGTAAAAGCCTTGGGCTGGGATTACCCGGCACAAAACGACTGGTGAACGAGTTTGAAATCAAGAGTAAAGTTGGCGAAGGCACGACTGTTACCATCATAAAATGGGCCAATGGTTGA
- a CDS encoding STAS domain-containing protein, translating to MSLKTHQLLQKKKKNILELWMKNQLADEGLREDLISNDELRSQSEELVQALVSNLSSENFTNLNSDEWSPVIEILGGIAITRARQGFSPRETGNFVFSLKEALLEVLKEEIGNDPQQLFTESLKINRLMDNLSVVTFETFIKGREEVILRQTDEIAEISTPVIRVWDGILALPIIGTLDSARTQIVMENLLQEIVETGSSIAILDISGVPAVDSLVAQHLIKTVSATRLMGAECIISGIRPEIAQTVVHLGIDLSNIITKATLASALSHSFKLMKLEVRKSNIIAKS from the coding sequence ATGTCACTTAAAACACATCAATTGCTACAAAAAAAGAAAAAAAACATCCTTGAACTCTGGATGAAGAACCAACTGGCCGATGAAGGTCTGCGGGAAGATCTGATCAGTAACGATGAACTGAGAAGCCAGTCTGAAGAGTTAGTTCAAGCCTTGGTGAGCAATTTATCAAGCGAGAATTTTACCAACCTTAATTCTGACGAATGGAGCCCGGTCATTGAAATTTTAGGTGGCATTGCCATAACGCGTGCGCGCCAGGGATTCAGCCCCCGCGAAACGGGCAACTTCGTATTTTCACTGAAGGAGGCCTTACTCGAAGTACTCAAGGAAGAAATAGGCAACGATCCGCAGCAATTGTTTACTGAAAGCCTCAAAATAAACCGCCTGATGGATAACCTCAGCGTTGTTACTTTCGAGACCTTTATAAAAGGCCGCGAGGAGGTGATCTTAAGGCAAACTGACGAGATAGCCGAGATATCGACACCGGTGATCCGTGTATGGGATGGTATCCTTGCCCTGCCTATCATAGGTACCCTGGATAGCGCGCGCACACAAATAGTAATGGAAAACCTGCTACAGGAAATAGTGGAGACCGGATCAAGCATAGCCATATTAGATATTTCAGGCGTGCCCGCAGTAGATTCTCTTGTTGCCCAGCATTTGATTAAAACGGTTAGCGCCACCCGGCTGATGGGAGCTGAATGTATTATCAGCGGTATCCGCCCCGAGATTGCCCAGACCGTCGTGCATCTCGGTATCGATCTTTCCAATATCATTACCAAGGCAACTTTAGCAAGCGCTTTATCACATTCTTTTAAGCTGATGAAACTGGAAGTGAGAAAATCAAACATTATCGCTAAATCTTAA